The genomic interval CGTAGACCGTGCCGACGGCCTGCCCGTCCTGGGGGTCGGGGCCGGCCACCCCGGTGGTGGCGATGCCCCAGTCGGCGCCGAACGCGGTGCGCACACCGGCCGCCATCTGGGCCGCCACCTGCGGATCCACCGCTCCGCGCTGGGCCAGCAGAGTGTCGTCCACGCCCAGCAGCCGGTGCTTGAGGTCGGTGGCGTAGGCCGTCACCGAACCTCTGAAGACCTTGGACGCCCCGGGGACGGAGGTGATCTCCGCCGCCACCAGGCCACCGGTCAGCGACTCGGCGACCGCGAGCGTCCTGCCGTTCACGGTGAGTAGTCGCACCACCTCGGTGGCCGTTGAACTCACGCTTCCGTCTCCTCCAACGCCGCCTTGCGCTCGGCGATTCCCTGCCTGCGGAGCACAATGGCCTGTTTCACATAGTCGAGTCCGGTCACCACGGTCAGCACCACCGCCGCGGCCATCACCCACCAGCGCAGCGTCGCCAGCCATCCGGTCAGCGCGAGCACGTACATGCCCACGGCCACGCCCTGGGTGAGGGTCTTGAGCTTGCCGCCCCGGCTGGCCGGGATGACCCCGTAACGGATGACCAGGAAACGCAGCAGGGTGATCCCGAGTTCCCGGCCGAGGATCACGCCCGTGACCCACCACGGCAGGTCGCCCAGCGCGGACAGGCAGATCAGCGCCGCGCCCATGATGGCCTTGTCGGCGATGGGGTCGGCGATCTTCCCGAAGTCGGTGACCAGGTTGTAGGTGCGCGCCAGATGCCCGTCGAACAGGTCGGTGATCATGGCGACGGCGAAGGCCGCCCATGCCAGCGAGCGCCACGCGGGGTCGTAGCCGCCGTCGGCGAGCATCAGCATGACGAACGCCGGCACCAGCAGCAGCCGGAGCATGGTCAGCAGGTTGGCGATGTTCCAGACGCTGGCCTGGTCGACGGCCGCCGCGGCGATCTTGCCGCCGCGCGGAGCCCGTGTGGCGCCCTGCGCCACGGTGGTCCCGGCGCTCCCGGCGTCCTCGGGGGCCGTCGAGGCGGACGGAGCCGCCGCTT from Streptomyces sp. DH-12 carries:
- a CDS encoding CinA family protein; protein product: MSSTATEVVRLLTVNGRTLAVAESLTGGLVAAEITSVPGASKVFRGSVTAYATDLKHRLLGVDDTLLAQRGAVDPQVAAQMAAGVRTAFGADWGIATTGVAGPDPQDGQAVGTVYVAVDGPSAGSAGSVVGGKVRHLRLNGDRAEIRMESVRSVLALLLAELADEQTGNERAQDTERNGGF
- the pgsA gene encoding CDP-diacylglycerol--glycerol-3-phosphate 3-phosphatidyltransferase — translated: MTGVPASAAGGPSGARRSEGPASGGPAPASGRTLAREARDTAPDAAGNGPARGDASTPADARAHAEAAAPSASTAPEDAGSAGTTVAQGATRAPRGGKIAAAAVDQASVWNIANLLTMLRLLLVPAFVMLMLADGGYDPAWRSLAWAAFAVAMITDLFDGHLARTYNLVTDFGKIADPIADKAIMGAALICLSALGDLPWWVTGVILGRELGITLLRFLVIRYGVIPASRGGKLKTLTQGVAVGMYVLALTGWLATLRWWVMAAAVVLTVVTGLDYVKQAIVLRRQGIAERKAALEETEA